From a region of the Ardenticatena maritima genome:
- a CDS encoding class I SAM-dependent methyltransferase, whose protein sequence is MRALTLETVRFLLSERAQRALARLADEDLRAENTLALLTHLRREFSPDEAAALLDQARLRRRAVGKFPHADALLYTDEALQQASSRAVATYRAQRFAPFAHVADLGCGIGADTIALAEAGCRVLAVERDPVRAALAEANVAALGLAARVRVVCADWTTLPLEGVEAAFVDPARRRDGRRLFHVQALEPPLDRILALRAHVAALAVKLHPGVRDAELPPDGALEIISEAGACKEALLTFGALQPTAQRLATCLPGPHHLAAETPAPDVPVAPPHGWLYEPDCAVIRAGAVRHLAVRLNAALLDPTIAYLSGDEAVETPLARRWRIVQHGAFHLKTLKKWLRALNPGDVVVKKRGFAVDPMAFRRKLPRGAGEQTFTVFLTRCQGQPWMIVAEEAT, encoded by the coding sequence ATGCGGGCGCTTACGCTTGAGACGGTGCGCTTTTTGCTGAGCGAACGTGCTCAGCGTGCGCTGGCGCGGCTCGCCGATGAAGACCTGCGCGCGGAAAACACGCTGGCGCTTCTCACCCACCTGCGCCGCGAATTTTCACCCGACGAAGCCGCGGCGTTGCTCGACCAGGCGCGCTTGCGACGGCGGGCGGTGGGCAAATTCCCGCACGCCGACGCCTTGCTCTACACCGACGAAGCCTTGCAGCAGGCAAGCAGTCGGGCGGTGGCGACCTACCGCGCTCAACGGTTTGCACCTTTCGCCCATGTGGCAGACTTGGGGTGCGGCATTGGCGCGGATACGATTGCGCTTGCCGAAGCCGGTTGCCGCGTGCTCGCCGTCGAACGCGACCCCGTGCGGGCGGCGCTGGCGGAAGCCAACGTGGCGGCGCTGGGGCTGGCGGCGCGCGTGCGCGTGGTTTGCGCCGACTGGACAACGTTGCCCCTGGAAGGCGTTGAAGCGGCGTTTGTGGACCCCGCCCGTCGGCGCGATGGTCGGCGGCTCTTCCACGTGCAGGCGTTGGAACCGCCGCTCGACCGCATTCTCGCCTTGCGGGCGCACGTGGCGGCGCTGGCGGTCAAACTCCATCCCGGCGTGCGCGATGCGGAACTCCCGCCCGATGGCGCGCTTGAAATCATTTCGGAAGCAGGCGCATGCAAGGAAGCCTTGCTCACCTTCGGCGCGTTGCAACCCACAGCGCAACGTCTGGCAACCTGTCTGCCGGGGCCGCACCATCTGGCGGCTGAGACGCCCGCCCCCGATGTGCCCGTTGCGCCGCCGCACGGCTGGCTCTACGAACCGGATTGCGCGGTCATTCGTGCGGGCGCGGTGCGCCACCTTGCCGTTCGCCTCAACGCCGCCCTGCTCGACCCCACGATTGCCTACCTGAGCGGTGATGAAGCCGTTGAGACGCCGCTGGCACGGCGTTGGCGCATTGTGCAGCATGGCGCGTTTCACCTGAAAACGCTCAAAAAGTGGCTCCGCGCCCTCAATCCTGGCGACGTTGTCGTCAAGAAACGGGGGTTTGCGGTGGACCCGATGGCGTTTCGGCGCAAGTTGCCGCGCGGTGCGGGTGAGCAGACGTTCACCGTCTTCCTCACACGTTGCCAGGGTCAACCGTGGATGATTGTGGCGGAAGAGGCGACCTGA
- a CDS encoding substrate-binding domain-containing protein, with protein sequence MKKFEKVRGWAKNLPGGRTPGGFLFVLLGVLVLTACTGRTAAQRDVLLATTTSTRDSGLLDVLIPRFEAQSGYRVKMIAVGTGAALQMGRDGNADVLLVHAPEAEEAFMREGHGMARFPVMHNDFVLVGPPDDPASIRGRSIIAALQHIAAQGARFISRGDDSGTHKKERALWAEAGISPEGATWYNETGQGMGATLTIASEKQAYTLADRGTFLAIRNTLALDILVEGDRRLFNPYHVIIVSPTAHPNVNVEGARAFAAFLTTPDTQALIRTFGVETYGEPLFIPDAVQP encoded by the coding sequence TTGAAGAAGTTTGAAAAAGTGCGTGGATGGGCAAAAAACCTGCCAGGTGGGCGAACGCCTGGCGGGTTTCTTTTCGTGTTGCTTGGCGTGCTGGTGCTGACCGCCTGCACAGGACGTACCGCCGCACAGCGCGACGTGCTTTTGGCGACAACCACCAGCACGCGCGACAGCGGCTTGCTCGACGTGCTCATCCCCCGTTTTGAAGCCCAAAGTGGGTATCGGGTGAAGATGATTGCCGTCGGCACGGGGGCGGCGCTGCAAATGGGGCGCGACGGCAACGCCGACGTGCTGCTCGTTCACGCGCCCGAAGCCGAAGAAGCCTTCATGCGCGAAGGGCATGGCATGGCGCGCTTCCCCGTCATGCATAACGACTTCGTGCTTGTCGGTCCCCCCGACGACCCCGCGTCCATACGCGGGCGTTCGATTATCGCGGCGCTCCAACACATCGCAGCGCAAGGGGCGCGGTTCATCTCGCGCGGGGACGATTCGGGCACACACAAGAAAGAACGGGCGCTCTGGGCGGAAGCGGGCATCTCGCCTGAGGGGGCGACGTGGTACAACGAGACCGGGCAAGGCATGGGGGCGACGCTCACCATTGCGTCGGAGAAACAAGCCTACACGCTTGCCGACCGAGGTACATTTTTGGCTATACGAAACACGCTGGCGCTCGACATTCTGGTTGAAGGCGACCGACGGCTCTTCAACCCGTATCACGTCATCATCGTTTCCCCCACAGCCCACCCCAACGTCAACGTTGAAGGCGCACGCGCCTTTGCCGCCTTTCTCACCACCCCCGACACACAAGCCCTCATTCGCACGTTCGGCGTCGAAACCTACGGCGAGCCGCTCTTCATTCCAGACGCCGTTCAACCGTAA
- a CDS encoding SDR family oxidoreductase, translated as MDLGIQGKVALVAAASRGLGFASAYRLAQEGARVAICSHSQERVNAAAERIRAETGADVLPVVADLNRAEEIERLVATVRETWGAPLILVTNNGGPPSGMPLDFTDEEWHAAFNQVFFSALRLIRLTVPDMERAGWGRIVNITSMSVKQPIDTLVLSNATRAALVAFAKTLSNVLAPKGITVNNICPGPIETERLQHLMQAAVEREGISWEEARQRWTSTIPMGRLGRPEEFGDVVAFLCSERASFVTGATIQVDGGAVKSLL; from the coding sequence ATGGACCTTGGTATTCAGGGCAAAGTGGCGCTTGTCGCCGCTGCCAGCCGTGGCTTGGGATTCGCCTCAGCGTACCGTCTGGCGCAGGAAGGCGCGCGTGTGGCGATTTGCTCTCATTCGCAAGAGCGGGTCAACGCCGCAGCCGAGCGTATTCGCGCCGAAACGGGGGCGGACGTTCTGCCGGTTGTCGCTGATTTGAACCGCGCCGAAGAGATTGAGCGGCTGGTGGCGACCGTGCGCGAGACGTGGGGCGCGCCGCTCATTCTGGTGACGAACAACGGCGGACCGCCGTCAGGCATGCCGCTTGACTTTACGGATGAAGAATGGCATGCCGCATTCAACCAGGTGTTTTTCAGCGCGTTGCGGCTCATTCGGCTGACTGTGCCTGACATGGAACGCGCCGGATGGGGGCGTATCGTCAACATCACGTCCATGTCGGTCAAACAGCCGATTGACACGCTCGTGCTCAGCAACGCCACACGCGCCGCATTGGTGGCGTTCGCCAAAACGCTGAGCAATGTTCTCGCGCCCAAGGGCATCACCGTCAACAACATCTGCCCTGGTCCCATTGAAACGGAACGGTTGCAACACCTCATGCAAGCCGCCGTGGAACGGGAAGGCATTTCATGGGAAGAAGCCCGCCAACGCTGGACGAGCACCATTCCCATGGGACGCCTTGGACGCCCTGAGGAGTTTGGCGACGTGGTGGCGTTCCTCTGCTCCGAACGCGCCAGTTTTGTGACGGGGGCTACCATTCAGGTGGACGGCGGCGCAGTCAAATCATTGTTGTGA
- the ltaE gene encoding low-specificity L-threonine aldolase — protein sequence MRLIDLRSDTVTQPSPAMRRAMAEADVGDDVYGEDPTVNRLQAMAAELLGKEAALFVPSGTMGNLICLLVHCGRGDEYIVGNAQHTYLYEAGGASAVGAIHPWVIPNQPDGTLDPAEIEAGVRPNDPHDPRTRLISLENTHNRMGGRVLPPDYLWRVRQIADRHGLRLHCDGARLWNAAVALGVEPAVLAEPFDSLSVCLSKGLAAPVGSLVVGSRDFIAEAVRKRKLLGGGMRQAGVLAAAGIVALTEMRDRLAEDHANAQRLAEGLAALGYRILHPVETNIVIFEQPDETDPAARAARWRAEGVLINPIGGRRYRAVTHYGITEADIEQALDVIQRAE from the coding sequence ATGCGATTGATTGACTTGCGTAGCGATACGGTCACCCAGCCGTCGCCCGCCATGCGGCGCGCCATGGCCGAAGCCGACGTGGGCGACGATGTCTATGGCGAAGACCCCACGGTCAACCGCCTGCAAGCCATGGCGGCGGAACTGCTCGGCAAAGAGGCGGCGCTTTTTGTGCCCAGCGGCACCATGGGCAACCTTATTTGCCTGCTGGTGCATTGTGGGCGCGGCGATGAGTACATCGTCGGCAACGCCCAGCATACCTACCTCTACGAAGCCGGCGGCGCGTCGGCGGTGGGCGCCATTCACCCCTGGGTGATTCCCAACCAGCCGGACGGCACGTTGGACCCCGCCGAGATTGAAGCGGGCGTGCGCCCCAACGACCCCCACGACCCGCGCACACGCCTTATCTCGCTTGAAAACACGCACAACCGCATGGGCGGGCGCGTTCTCCCCCCCGATTACCTCTGGCGCGTGCGCCAGATTGCCGACCGCCACGGTTTGCGCCTGCACTGCGATGGCGCGCGGCTCTGGAACGCCGCCGTGGCGCTCGGTGTGGAGCCGGCGGTGCTGGCGGAACCGTTCGACAGCCTGAGCGTCTGTCTCAGCAAAGGATTGGCGGCGCCGGTGGGAAGTTTGGTCGTCGGTAGCCGCGACTTCATCGCTGAGGCGGTGCGCAAACGCAAACTGCTGGGCGGTGGAATGCGCCAGGCGGGGGTGCTGGCGGCGGCGGGCATTGTCGCGCTGACCGAAATGCGCGACCGCCTGGCGGAAGACCACGCCAACGCTCAGCGCCTTGCCGAAGGGTTGGCGGCGTTGGGCTACCGCATTTTGCATCCCGTGGAAACCAACATCGTCATCTTTGAGCAACCGGATGAAACCGACCCCGCCGCGCGGGCGGCGCGCTGGCGTGCCGAGGGCGTGCTCATCAACCCCATTGGCGGGCGGCGCTACCGTGCGGTGACGCATTACGGCATCACCGAGGCGGACATCGAGCAGGCGCTGGATGTCATCCAGCGGGCTGAATGA
- a CDS encoding ABC transporter permease, giving the protein MQTLLDGLTEAIRLLLSGDPAIREIAGLTLFVSGTATLLSLLVGLPIATLLAFTRFRGRTLLISLVNMGMGMPPVIVGLVVALLLWRSGPLGALGLIYTPAAMILAQSLLALPLIIGLSQAALEHLDPRLRWQLLGLGASPAQLVATLLWEARLPILAAVMAGFGAALSEVGASMMVGGNIAHQTRVLTTAIVLETSRGHFATAMALGLLLLLLAWLVTFALTTLQHRTTPDTAPPAPPPTPPRPPAPLPPPRPHTADARPRVHLHSVRVEEGGRTLLDIPHFDIFDGQTLVVMGPNGAGKSTLLLLLAGLRRPTQGRLVWCGEPLPPRPPTAYRRRLALVMQAPLLLDMSVAENVALGLRFRGLNADERTQRVQTWLERLGIAHLAERRARTLSGGEAQRVALARAFATEPDLLLLDEPFSALDAPTRHTLRADLARLLRETGQTAVLITHERDEAAMLGDRIAVMFGGRVRQVGTPEEVFGRPCDEDVAAFVGIENIWQGRVLASHGGVSRVQVGGTTLDVAAPLRPGEHVRLGLRPESVVLWAAHAPIPPSSARNSVRGTVVGIEAVGTALRRVFIACNGMTLVALITHQSAETLALRPGAPVQAAFKATAIHIFSPA; this is encoded by the coding sequence ATGCAGACACTTCTTGACGGACTCACCGAAGCCATCCGCCTGCTCCTCAGCGGCGACCCCGCCATCCGCGAGATTGCCGGGCTGACGCTCTTTGTTTCCGGCACAGCCACCCTGCTCAGCCTGCTAGTGGGGTTGCCGATTGCCACCTTGCTGGCGTTCACCCGTTTTCGTGGGCGCACACTCCTCATCAGCCTGGTCAACATGGGCATGGGCATGCCCCCCGTCATCGTCGGGCTGGTGGTGGCGCTCTTGCTCTGGCGCAGTGGTCCCCTGGGTGCATTGGGGTTGATTTACACCCCCGCCGCCATGATTCTGGCGCAATCCCTGCTCGCGTTGCCGCTCATCATCGGGTTGAGCCAAGCCGCGCTCGAACACCTGGACCCCCGCTTGCGCTGGCAACTGCTCGGCTTGGGTGCTTCCCCCGCGCAACTGGTCGCAACGTTGCTGTGGGAAGCGCGCTTGCCCATCCTTGCCGCGGTCATGGCGGGCTTTGGTGCGGCGCTCTCCGAGGTCGGCGCTTCCATGATGGTAGGGGGCAACATCGCCCACCAAACCCGCGTGCTCACCACAGCCATTGTGCTTGAAACAAGCCGCGGACACTTCGCCACCGCCATGGCGCTGGGGCTGTTGCTTCTTCTGCTGGCATGGTTGGTCACCTTTGCGCTCACCACCCTGCAACACCGCACCACGCCCGACACCGCGCCCCCCGCACCACCCCCCACGCCGCCGCGCCCGCCTGCACCGCTTCCACCGCCACGCCCCCACACGGCGGACGCACGCCCCCGCGTCCACCTGCACAGTGTGCGCGTGGAAGAAGGCGGACGCACCCTGCTCGACATTCCCCATTTCGACATTTTCGACGGGCAAACCCTCGTCGTCATGGGACCCAACGGCGCAGGCAAAAGCACGCTTCTGCTCCTGCTGGCGGGGTTGCGTCGCCCCACGCAAGGGCGCTTGGTCTGGTGCGGCGAACCGTTGCCACCCCGCCCCCCCACCGCCTACCGCCGACGGCTCGCCCTCGTCATGCAAGCGCCGCTCTTGCTCGACATGTCGGTCGCCGAGAATGTAGCGCTCGGCTTGCGCTTCCGCGGGCTGAACGCAGACGAACGCACGCAGCGCGTGCAAACCTGGCTGGAACGCCTCGGCATCGCGCACCTGGCGGAACGCCGCGCCCGCACGCTCTCCGGTGGTGAAGCCCAACGTGTGGCGCTCGCCCGTGCGTTCGCCACCGAACCCGACCTGCTCTTGCTCGATGAACCGTTCAGCGCCCTTGACGCACCCACCCGCCACACCCTGCGCGCCGACCTGGCGCGCCTGTTGCGTGAAACTGGGCAAACCGCCGTGCTCATCACCCACGAACGGGACGAAGCCGCCATGCTCGGCGACCGCATCGCCGTCATGTTTGGGGGGCGCGTGCGCCAGGTGGGCACGCCCGAAGAGGTGTTCGGGCGCCCCTGCGATGAAGACGTGGCGGCATTCGTCGGCATCGAAAACATCTGGCAGGGGCGTGTACTCGCTTCACACGGGGGCGTGAGCCGCGTGCAAGTGGGCGGCACAACGTTGGACGTTGCCGCGCCGCTTCGCCCCGGCGAACATGTGCGGCTGGGGCTGCGCCCCGAAAGCGTGGTGCTCTGGGCGGCGCACGCGCCCATCCCGCCGTCGAGCGCGCGGAACAGCGTGCGCGGCACGGTTGTGGGGATTGAAGCCGTGGGAACCGCCTTGCGGCGCGTCTTCATCGCCTGCAACGGCATGACGCTGGTGGCGCTCATCACGCACCAATCCGCCGAAACGTTGGCGTTGCGCCCCGGCGCGCCTGTGCAAGCCGCCTTCAAAGCCACAGCCATCCACATCTTTTCGCCCGCCTGA
- a CDS encoding DUF503 domain-containing protein translates to MPIVSCWLELDLPSRTLKEKRSIVKHIVNRVRQHFNVAAAEMELQDVVGSATLCFVTVSNDYRYAEGLLEQVVAWVERERPDVVIVEYSIEEV, encoded by the coding sequence ATGCCAATCGTCTCATGCTGGCTTGAACTCGACTTGCCCTCGCGCACGCTCAAAGAGAAGCGGAGCATCGTCAAACACATTGTCAACCGTGTGCGCCAGCATTTCAATGTCGCCGCTGCGGAAATGGAGTTGCAGGATGTTGTCGGTTCAGCCACGCTCTGCTTTGTGACTGTGAGCAACGATTACCGCTACGCCGAAGGGCTGCTGGAACAAGTGGTGGCGTGGGTTGAGCGCGAGCGTCCCGACGTTGTGATTGTGGAGTACAGCATTGAAGAAGTTTGA
- the uvrA gene encoding excinuclease ABC subunit UvrA, whose product MTDKIIVRGARVHNLKNIDLEIPRDKLIVFTGLSGSGKSSLAFDTLYAEGQRRYVESLSSYARQFLGQMEKPDVDQIEGLSPAISIDQKGTSHNPRSTVGTVTEIYDYLRLLFARVGTPHCPQCGRPITSQTVQQIVDALQRLPDGSRIQILAPVVRGRKGHHQRVFEDIRKAGFVRARVDGEIYDVNEEIELDRYKLHTIEIVVDRLVIRHEHSHDDETRLADSVETALELGNGLVVVNVIDPEDRSQSRDLIFSEQFACVQCGISIGEIEPRTFSFNSPHGACPECQGLGIKQEIAPELVVPNPDLSLNEGAIAPWSRASTTESFFKNLLESVAEHYGFSLDTPWKDLSPFHQNIILYGSRGQPVKVRYKARNGQMRIYETVFEGVIPNLERRHKETTSDYMRSEIERYMAEYPCPACNGTRLKPEARAVLVAGKSITDVVNMSVEEALAWVREVMNAPTIDPNMVVEQEGTLSQLTTTQRQIADQILREVEARLGFLADVGLGYLTLSRSANTLSGGESQRIRLATQIGSRLVGVLYILDEPSIGLHQRDNERLIRTLEKMRDLGNTLIVVEHDEDTIRAADWIVDLGPGAGEHGGRVVATGTVEDIMNNPNSITGRYLSGKAYIPVPPKRRDGNGKSLIIKGAREHNLKNITVEIPLGKFICVTGVSGSGKSTLVVEILYKRLAQLLHRAKAHPGEHDAILGIEHIDKVINIDQSPIGRTPRSNPATYTTVFTAIRELFATLPEAKMRGYKPGRFSFNVKGGRCEACQGDGEIKIEMHFLPDIYVKCEVCKGRRYNRETLQIKYKGKSIADVLDMTVEEALEFFENVPKIRRKLQTLYDVGLGYIRLGQPAPTLSGGEAQRVKLAKELSRVATGRTLYILDEPSVGLHTHDVAKLIRVLNRLVNKGNTVLVIEHNLDIIKVADHIIDLGPEGGAGGGQIVAQGTPEEVAATPGSFTGYYLKAVLERATYGEWPPEEDLAPFDDEAEDEEAEQEEERLDEEAEELLN is encoded by the coding sequence ATGACGGACAAAATCATTGTACGTGGCGCACGTGTTCACAACCTGAAAAACATTGACCTGGAAATCCCGCGCGACAAACTCATCGTCTTCACGGGGCTTTCGGGCTCCGGCAAATCATCACTGGCGTTCGACACGCTCTACGCCGAAGGGCAACGCCGCTACGTCGAAAGCCTTTCATCCTACGCCCGCCAATTCCTCGGGCAAATGGAAAAGCCCGACGTAGACCAAATCGAAGGGTTGTCGCCCGCCATCTCGATTGACCAGAAAGGCACCAGCCACAACCCACGCTCCACGGTGGGAACTGTCACCGAAATTTATGACTACCTGCGCTTGCTTTTCGCCCGTGTCGGGACGCCCCACTGCCCACAATGCGGTCGTCCCATCACGTCGCAAACCGTCCAGCAAATTGTGGACGCCCTGCAACGCCTGCCCGACGGGAGCCGCATTCAGATTCTGGCGCCGGTGGTGCGGGGGCGCAAAGGACACCACCAGCGAGTGTTTGAGGATATTCGCAAAGCGGGCTTTGTGCGCGCCCGTGTGGACGGCGAAATTTATGACGTCAACGAAGAGATTGAACTGGACCGCTACAAGTTGCACACGATTGAAATCGTGGTTGACCGCCTCGTCATTCGGCACGAGCACAGCCACGATGATGAAACCCGCCTGGCGGACAGCGTCGAAACGGCGCTGGAACTGGGGAATGGTCTGGTCGTGGTCAACGTGATTGACCCCGAAGACCGTTCGCAATCGCGCGATTTGATTTTCAGCGAGCAATTTGCGTGTGTACAGTGCGGCATCAGCATCGGCGAAATCGAGCCGCGCACCTTTTCGTTCAACTCACCCCACGGCGCATGTCCCGAATGCCAGGGGCTGGGCATCAAGCAAGAAATTGCGCCGGAACTGGTTGTGCCCAACCCCGATCTCTCGCTCAACGAGGGCGCAATCGCCCCGTGGAGCCGCGCCAGCACCACCGAATCGTTCTTCAAAAACCTGCTGGAATCCGTCGCCGAACACTACGGCTTCTCACTCGATACGCCCTGGAAAGACCTGTCGCCCTTCCACCAAAACATCATTCTCTACGGAAGCCGCGGGCAACCCGTCAAAGTGCGCTACAAAGCCCGCAACGGGCAAATGCGCATCTACGAAACCGTTTTTGAAGGCGTCATCCCGAACCTGGAACGCCGCCACAAAGAGACCACCAGCGACTACATGCGCTCCGAAATCGAGCGCTACATGGCTGAATACCCTTGCCCCGCCTGCAACGGCACACGCCTCAAACCCGAAGCGCGCGCCGTGCTGGTGGCGGGCAAAAGCATCACCGACGTGGTCAACATGTCGGTCGAAGAGGCGCTTGCCTGGGTGCGCGAGGTGATGAACGCCCCCACCATTGACCCGAACATGGTTGTCGAACAGGAAGGCACGCTCTCCCAACTCACCACCACCCAGCGCCAAATCGCCGACCAAATTCTGCGCGAAGTGGAAGCCCGCCTCGGCTTTCTGGCGGACGTAGGATTGGGCTACCTGACGCTTTCCCGCTCGGCGAACACGCTTTCAGGTGGTGAATCCCAGCGCATCCGCCTCGCCACTCAAATCGGCTCGCGGCTGGTGGGCGTGCTCTACATCCTCGATGAACCCAGCATCGGCTTGCACCAGCGCGACAACGAGCGCCTCATCCGCACGCTCGAAAAAATGCGCGACCTCGGCAACACCCTCATCGTGGTTGAACACGACGAAGACACCATCCGCGCCGCCGACTGGATTGTTGACCTTGGTCCCGGCGCGGGGGAACATGGGGGGCGCGTGGTGGCGACGGGCACCGTCGAAGATATCATGAACAATCCCAACTCCATCACCGGACGCTACCTCAGCGGCAAAGCCTACATTCCCGTGCCCCCCAAACGGCGCGACGGCAATGGCAAATCACTCATCATCAAAGGCGCACGCGAACACAACCTGAAAAACATCACCGTCGAAATCCCGCTCGGCAAATTCATCTGCGTGACAGGCGTCAGCGGGAGCGGCAAGAGTACCCTGGTGGTTGAAATTTTGTACAAGCGGCTGGCGCAACTTCTGCACCGCGCCAAAGCGCACCCCGGCGAACACGACGCCATTCTGGGCATCGAACACATTGACAAAGTCATCAACATTGACCAATCACCCATCGGGCGCACGCCGCGCTCCAACCCCGCCACATACACCACCGTCTTCACCGCCATCCGCGAACTCTTTGCCACCTTGCCCGAAGCCAAAATGCGCGGCTACAAGCCGGGGCGCTTCTCGTTCAACGTGAAAGGCGGGCGCTGTGAAGCCTGCCAGGGCGACGGCGAAATCAAAATCGAAATGCACTTCCTGCCCGATATTTATGTCAAATGCGAAGTCTGCAAAGGGCGGCGCTACAACCGCGAGACCCTGCAAATCAAATACAAAGGCAAAAGCATCGCCGACGTGCTGGACATGACCGTCGAGGAAGCCCTCGAATTTTTCGAGAATGTGCCCAAAATTCGGCGCAAACTGCAAACCCTCTACGACGTCGGCTTGGGCTACATTCGGCTTGGGCAACCCGCCCCCACGCTCTCAGGCGGCGAAGCCCAGCGCGTGAAACTGGCGAAAGAACTGTCGCGTGTGGCAACCGGTCGCACGCTCTACATTCTGGACGAGCCGAGCGTGGGGCTGCACACGCACGACGTCGCCAAACTCATCCGCGTGCTCAACCGCCTGGTCAACAAAGGCAACACCGTGCTGGTCATCGAACACAACCTCGACATCATCAAAGTCGCCGACCACATCATTGACCTTGGTCCCGAAGGTGGGGCGGGCGGCGGGCAAATTGTGGCGCAGGGCACGCCCGAAGAAGTTGCCGCTACACCCGGCTCGTTCACGGGCTACTACCTGAAAGCGGTGCTGGAACGCGCCACCTACGGCGAATGGCCGCCGGAAGAAGACCTTGCCCCGTTTGATGACGAAGCCGAAGATGAAGAAGCCGAACAAGAGGAAGAACGGCTAGACGAAGAAGCCGAAGAACTGCTGAACTAA